TCCGCACCACGAAGTCGTTCGGCAGCCCCAGATCCTCACCGAACTTGCCCTCGACCCCGAGGAAGCGGCGGATCGCGGGGCTGTCGCTCTTGAGGAACTCGTCCACGTTCTCGGAGGTGATGCCGAACTCCTCCGCCTGGATCAGGGCATACACGATCCAGGTCAGGGCGTCGCGCCACTTGCTGTCGTTCTGGAAGGTGAAGCCCGCGAGCGGCTCCTTGGAGATCGTTTCCGGCAGGATCACGATCTCGTCAGGGTTCGACGCCTGGGCCTTCCACCCCGCCAGCCCCGACTTGTCGGTGGTGGCCGCGTCGCACCGCCCGCTGATGAAGGCGTTAAAGACCTTGGAGAAGTCCTCGAAGGTCAGCAGCTGACCGCCCTGCCACCCCTGGGCGCGCACGAAATCCGTCCAGTTCTTCTCGGTGGTCGTGCCCTGGTTCGTGCAGACCGTGGCGCCCTCGAGCTCGAACACGGAGGTCACGCCGAGCTCTTTTTTCACCATCACGCCCTGGCCGTCGTAGAAGTTCACCGGGAGGAAGTCCACGCCCACCGAGCTGTCCCGGCTCACGGTGATGGTGGTGTTGCGGAAGACCACGTCCACCTCACCGGTCTGAATCGCGCTGAAGCGCGCCTTGGCCGTGAGGGGAACGTACTCCACCGCGTCCGGGTCGTCGAACAGGGCCGCGGCGACCGCGCGGCAGAAGTCGATGTCGAACCCCTCGAACCGCCCGGTCTGCTCGTTGAGGAAGCCGAATCCCGGCGCGACGTTGTTCACGCCGCAGACCAGCTTGCCCCGCTCGAGCACGACGTCCATGCGGGACTGCTGCGCGAAGCCGAGCGCACCCACCAAAAGCACCGCTACCAACAAAAACCCACGACTGCGCATAGTTTCACCTCTAACGCCGACTTGGCGGCACCAATATACTGAAAACCCCGTTCATTTTGCAACTTCATCACCGCGCCCCGCTCGCCTGCAGCCGGCGCTCGAGCCAGTTCGTGAAGAAGGTGAGCACCGTGGTCAGGATGAGGTACACCATCG
This region of Marinithermus hydrothermalis DSM 14884 genomic DNA includes:
- a CDS encoding amino acid ABC transporter substrate-binding protein — its product is MRSRGFLLVAVLLVGALGFAQQSRMDVVLERGKLVCGVNNVAPGFGFLNEQTGRFEGFDIDFCRAVAAALFDDPDAVEYVPLTAKARFSAIQTGEVDVVFRNTTITVSRDSSVGVDFLPVNFYDGQGVMVKKELGVTSVFELEGATVCTNQGTTTEKNWTDFVRAQGWQGGQLLTFEDFSKVFNAFISGRCDAATTDKSGLAGWKAQASNPDEIVILPETISKEPLAGFTFQNDSKWRDALTWIVYALIQAEEFGITSENVDEFLKSDSPAIRRFLGVEGKFGEDLGLPNDFVVRILRHVGNYGEIYDRHLGPESPFYIPREGSLNELWTRGGLLYAPPFR